The nucleotide sequence CGACCCTAGCCTCGAACCTGTGAAATATAATTACGAAGCATCACAACGACGGAAAATCGGACCCTccaattttaccgtatacagacaTATAGAAATTgagatgtatattcctcatgctagacagtatatgataattgatgacttgacatgcatATTGATATGTAGGTATAAAGATGTACTTTCGCCATGCTTTCTaataatgaaatatcttatttgttgttgaaaatttgggaaagatCACAGTTTTCTTatgtactcatattttggtgattcaagcgaaagatttgggttttactgttatacttgaaaagagtGTCAATTTTTCCGTAGGTGCGAACGAGCTGagtataatatcttttgagttattacttgtactgctttaattatattgttacgagctatttttggctattggtgttggactctatCAGTTTTttgagcttgtcactactttcaacctaaggttaggtttgttatttgttgagtacatgggatcggttgtactcatactacactcctgCACTTtgtatgcagattttggagctggtgttgttgtgtatggcgggagctggtgttgttgtgtatggcgggagcggGCATTGAAGATGCACATGCGTTGCGATATAGCTGcttcttgttcttggtagctttagatttataaatctgcttatgtatatttcgaacaaatgatgtatttattttatactagctttgtaaattgtaagtcttagaagctcatgacttgtactaccaatccttgggattttgtatagAAATTTCAGTTTTGATTCTTGTTATCCTATTCCAGTTGTATTATCTATCATTTGGCTTACCAAGCGGGTCAGGTTAGGTGTTATCGCGACTagctggattttgggtcgtgacagttattgGTGTTGGAGTTGTAAGAGTTTTTATCACATTGAGgtaaagttgttaattgttgcGGTATCTTCCCTTGATGAGTATCCCTCATTccttttgttgttattgagattacTGTACACATTGTGACTGATCCATGGGCtaattgttgtgaaaatattggtATTGCTGATTTTGGCAAGTCGTGGCATATAAGCAATCGTGGTGTGAGGTGTTATTGTGTTGTGacattgatacgcatgtggtggtataaggataggggttgatacgcatgcggtgggaTAAGGTGGGAACTTATACGCGTGTTGCTAATAAGAAAATTACTTGAAgtcacgcggtgagataaggggactaaaatgcgtgtagctatttcaggaaaaatgattttcaaaactaaatgtaaggctcacagtGTGATATAAGGACAGATTgtgattgaggccgtgaaatatgGAAACGGGGCAGTatctcggttgtgattcttgttgcacACTCTATGTTAAAGAGGCTTGTTGGTTGCACTGTTTtgttatttccttatttgtttcacTTGTAATTGTCTGTAttgatttcttgattttcttAACATGTGTTCATTCCTTGTTACCATTTTTTCTTTAGATCCGTTGCTAACTTACATTTCGGAACTGCTTTACTGTCATTTATTTTCTCGATTTCGATTATTTGATTGTACTACCTTGTTTATTGTCttttatcctagtaggtgtcttgacctagaCTTGTACTaatctaccgaggttaggtttgatacttactgggtaccattatagtgtactcatactatgtttcttcacatttttgtgcagatccagatacatcATCCCGTGACTGACGCTATTGATTGATTAGCTActttcagagacttcaaggtacacttcCTCGATgttcgcaggcctcgaagtcaccttctgttTTTAGATGTTCTATTGTTTATTTCATGTTCCAAAACAATATTGTATTCGAGACTATTCATACATCcttatagagcttatgactcggttCCACCAGGTTTTAGGGAGTTGTTGACAGATGTACTGTTGAGTTTTATTGTGATAGTTTAATTGTTTAAATTgaggttttattattatttctactatttctcaatatatgttaggcttacctagtcttagagaataggtgtcatcacgacatcctaaggtgggaaattggggtcgtgacaactagtCTTGGATTTTCAAAGAAAGATTTTTGTTCTCTAGTTAGAGGTTGTAATTAAGTGAAATATGACGGTATTTTgtatgatttttatatttttgatatGTATTTTAAGTTATTGTCCGTATtctttcataaaataattttatgagcCACATGTATCTTCACTCGTAAATTGAGAATTTTCTGAGTAATAAATAGTTACCACTAAAgtggtttgtttatttgaactcacgatttaacgacccgaccagtcgtttgagcatttgcattctgtTTAGTTGTTTGAAACcttgagtagctctgtatgatgtattatgacttgtatgaatcgtgagttttggttttcaggtgattcggaattgatttggaagaatgaatctcatgttagaagctttaaggtggaagagttgaccaagtttgacttttgtgttttGAGACCGGatcgaagttttgatggttctgttaggttcggatggtgattttggacttgtgcgtatgaccggatttacatttggatgtttcttgaaggttttggcgttaattggcgaaagttggtaatttgaagatttggaaagttcataggtttgacgggagttaactttgatgatatcaggttcggactatggttccgtagattggaataacttcgttatgtcatttggaacttgtgtacaaaatttgagatcattccagTTTGAGTTGTTATGGTTCGGCAAGAGTTTTGGACTATGGTTCTGGAGATAGGAATAAGTTCGGACTATAGTTCTGGATATTGGAATaacttcattatgtcatttggaacttgtgtgcaaaatttgaggtcattccggtttgagttgatatggttcggcatgagttttggaagttgaaagttcataaagtttgatttgaggtgcgattcgtgattttgatgttgttatgtgtgatttgaggccttgagtaggtctgtGTAATGTTTTGGAACTTGCTGGATGTTTGGACGGGAttccgaggggcttgggtgagtttcggatgtatTTTGGATCATTTCGAAGCTCCATGCATAGCTGGTTTACTGCTGGTGTCACAGTTATTCTTCCTGATCACGAAGATATAGACGCAATCGCATAGGCCAAATCTGGAGCTAGGCACTTTCTTCATCGTATTCGCATCTTGGGGACTGAGTTCGCGTAAGTGTTGGGGACTTGAGAATTGTGTTCGCGTAAGTGGAATCACGGTCGCGTAGTGTTGAGTTGGGCAACTGGGAGTTGGTGAATCCTCTTTCGCGTTCACGTGGAGTTGGTCGCGTTCGCGGATCGGTGGCATTTGTAGGCATCGCGTTCACATGAGTagactcgcgaacgcatagagtaTCCCAGGGCAGTGtgattttttcttcttcgcgatcgcgattcatatATCTGAGCagtgattataagtactctatttcgggcccttgagttattttatcatattttgagctatggggctcggatttggatgatttttgaggcgattttcaccatatggatttgGATAAGTGTTTACTATTCGTCTTTTATTTTATTCCATGATTACAtgttcgattttggcatttgattgatgatttcaaagagaaattgagattttttgTCTAAACTCTCCTAAAGTGAATATTTGGGtcttgaacatcgattcggagtcgaaattgagtgaaattggtatggttggactcgtaattgaatgggttgtcgaaatTTGTAAGTTTtttcaggttccgaggtgcgggcctggatttgattttttggttgactttgtgtaattgattaaagattcaatctttatcatttgggtttgtCTCATATGGCATTATCTAATGTTTTAAGtttttttggctagtttcgagccgttcggaggtcgatttgtgcGGGGTGGAGCTTATAGAAGATTGCTTGGGTTGTTTGAGATAAGTATTTTATCTAAACTTGATTGAGGCACTATTTgcatgaattatttgtgatagctatgtgctatgggtgcgcatacatgtggggtttgagcccataTGCGAGCACCGAGGTaattatccatgctcggggtagtgcttaggctatgatgtGCCTAGggttgactgttaagctttaagttataatgtttctcatatttgtatcattgttgtgaactatttgagccatgtttgagatCACAAGGAGGCTACGTCAAGCAATTAGTAGCTACATAATGTATTAGCTAAACTATAACTACGACTTGCAATAAACCTCCAAACAATAGTCATTTCAAAAAAATTCTCCATCTTACAATAATTAGAACTTGAAGGTTAATTAGCAATTCAAGTTTAAAAGTGGGTTATGTGGCCAAACAGCCCAAGTAAAAATATAGCAAAGGGGCCTTGGTGATGGAGCACCTTTGCACGAGAGAGGGCGAAACATAAGGCAGAATGCTCCAGGAGCCCATATGTATAAGCTTGATTCATCTaacaaaattgccaaattttgtaTAGAAACAAAACTAGAATGCACATGAATGGACATTGATAACTGAAAAAGGAAATTCAAATTCTTAAGAACCTTCACATTTATCTGATATCTTCATTTAAATTTCAGGCCAAAATAACAATGGCAATCAAAAAGTATTCCAGCTTCTACCTGCTAAGGAAACCTGGAGCACGGGGCTATGGAAACATATAATGACAGAGTCAGCGTTCAGGTCCGGAGGGGTTTTGCAATTTATATACCTAGCGTACTCGGTCACCACACTTCAAAAAATTGGTTGAAGTCAAAATCTTACATGTTTATTACAATAAAAAAATTTAGCCACAAAAAGACTAAATAACGAGGGCAAAAGTCTGTAAAAACTGATTGCAAAACTATCGAAACAAATATAAACCACAGATACAATCGCATAGAAAGCATGTCCTTGATCACCATGCCTAAACTTCTAAGACGTAGATTTAGAATCATCTAATGACATGGCTGAATATAACTGCACGAGAAGCTGAAATCACCTTATCTGTGCTGGCGAACAAAGCAAGCCAGACGCATCTGCTCCAACAACTGCAAGATCACAAACAGTACAAAGCTGCCCTTGCTGGGACAGTACAAAATGAGTACCACAGTAAGGACAAGTGACATCCTTCTGGCCCCGGTATATCGGGACATATGTTGCCCCACAGACGACAAAAGGATTTCTGAAATCATAATTTAACTGTGAAATATCTCGCATATTCTTCTCAGCTGCCTGCAGAACCTGGCGGGCTGTTCTGGCTTGGCTTTCATTGGTTGGATTGGTCTCCAAGAGTCTCCTAGCAAAGTTGGAGGCTGAGCTAAGATTTCCTGCCTTGTAGCAGATAGACATAGCATTCTGTAATGCGAGTCTCAAGTGAGGAATCTGCAGATTACAGTGTGTGAAATAGGCAGCCAGCTCCTGCTGACGAATGGGATTATCTTTCAATTCCTTTCTCTTAAGCTCCATTTGCAAACCCAAAACATACTCCTTCACTATGACAATCAGTTCCTTGACCTCATCCACTTCCCGCCTCGACTCAACCACAATCAGAGGAATGGTGTGAAGGATGCTCAAAAATAGTCTAAGAGCATCAGAAAATTTCCCACCAGTTGTCGCCTTATAAGCAGCTTTAAGTTTTTCCTCCAACTGAGAAAAATTGAATATAAGAGCAGGTGGACCTCGAACATTAGGACTAGCTGACTCGCTCCAACCTCTCTCAATCGCCACAGAGATGACTGGCATTGAGGAGAAGGCAAGCAGATGAGTGTGGCTTCCCACATGAAGATCAATAAACGATGCTTTTAAAGGTGAGAAATTCCTAACACCTAGTTGTCGGCTCAGCAACCGCATAGCAGTGTCAAAATTGCCAGCAGCTGCATGTTCAGCAGCTAGAGATGATTTTTGGACCCAAATCTGGCTCACAGGCATGCCAGGTGTTGGGGTGACAAACACAGAAGAGCGAGCATTGGAAGTAGTCTTTGGTGTGTCGGTATCAGGTGGCAGATCCAGATCCTCAAGATCCCATCCCACCTCCTCATCATCATTTCCTTCTTGCCCTTCCTCATCACCAAGCACCATACTGATGTCCCCATTCTGAAGATTTTCCACCTCACCAATGTCCAATGACTCACCCCAGTCTGCATCTGCCGCCTCTTCATATTCCTCTTGTCCTCCCCTGCCTGCAATGTCCAGACCACCTTCAAATATCCCTTTCGTCACCATCAACAAGGGCCAGTCACCACCACCCAAGATGGGAGTTGGGGGCAGCAATAGTGAAGCTTTCTTCCCCTTTGGCAATGATGGAACATTATCTCCCAGTTCCTCTGCAAGATGCTCAGCAGTATCATTGAGCCCGTGGGCAGTAGCTGTGATGTATGCAAGGGGCAGATGACCAgcattttccaaaattttaacacGCTCACGGACATCACCAAGGTACAATGCATCGTGGAACTGACCCATTACATCATTTTTTACCTCAGCAATTTTCATCATTTTAGATAACTTTTCCAAGTTTCCTGTTATTAGATATAGGAAAGACAACCTCTCAAAATTCTTCGTCTTCTGGTAGGCATATTCAACAATACCTGCATTACCCTGCCGAAGGGCTTCCACACCAAGCCTATACCAATGATCTTTTTCATCAATCTTTTTGGCAGATTCAAGAGCTATCTCAATATTCCCACTTTCAAGTGCTAAGTTGAAACGAGTGCGCTCATCCTTCACAAAATGAAGAGCAACTTCTGGAAAACCCTTCTGCTGCAAATATGCAATCATGGCTTGACCGCAGAGCTCCGAGTTCCTTATCATACTCATAACTTGGTCGTATCTCTTTCTAAGCAGACACAGCTTGAAAACATATTCAGTTGAATCAATAATAATAGGACGGTTTTTTCCATCTCGATCCAAGCAAAAGATAGTGTTCCCATATATTTTTGTAATATAGACAGGGACATCCAGGGTTTTGATGATTCCACAATCCCCGTTGGGAAGACAGTACTTAATGTGGGTAAGTGTTGTATATATGAATACACCATTGTCATCCCAGCCACCGCTCTTGACACGAATAGTCTCATGAAGGGTGCAGCGGTGCACAAGCTTCTTATCAGCTATAACTATGGAATGCTTGCTAACCAAAGCGACACTTTCCATATCAGGTGACCAAACAACATACCTGACAAAAGAAGTCTGAAGTTCCCCAAGAATAATTCTCTGCTGGAGATCAAAAATGACAACTCTATCCTCTGCCCTGCATAGTAAGTTTCCGGTGCCAGCATAAAATATTGCATCAGTAGCCATAGGAAGAAGGCTTTTCTTGACAATTTCATTTTTGAGATTCTTGACCAGGAATTGATTAGTGCTCTTCTCAAGCACCGCAAACCTGTTTCGGGCAACAAATACAGCTGACCCTCCGCTTCCTCTTTTTGCATCTTGAACAGTATCACCCCTACCATAACTATCTTTAGGTACAACATAAAGTTCATAGGAACCGCCATCCGTGTCTGAACATATCAAGATAGCATTTTCTGTAGGACTATATGAAAGTGTTCGTGGACCTTGGTTCACACTGTTTGAACCGGGCCTTCTAATTGGTATCAACTGTGTGTCCTTCTGAGTTGAATACTCATACACTCGGAGAAAGCGATCCTTTACATAAAACAAAGAATCACTACTCACAGAAAAAGCAGGACGTTCTCTCTCCAACTTGAATACTATCATCCCACTATCATGACCAGCCGCTAGAAGATTCATCTCAGGATGACATGCAAGGATCCAAAACCTATCATGCTCCCTGCGGAAAGTCTGAAGACCAGTCCTTTTTGTAGCATCCCATACTCGAATGCTCTTATCCTCTGAATTTGAAACAATAATATCTTGCCTTGGATGaaacaaaacacatgaaacatTGTTCATGTGGCCTCTCAATGTGTCCACCTCCCAAGCCTTTGTATCTAGGAACAACAAGGCACACTAGCAATCAGAAAACACTTAAAATGTAAGATTCCTTCAACAAAATAAGCAGTTTTTCAACCAGCAAGACTCCATTCAACAATTCTGCTACCAAGAATAAATAGTTTTACAAGCTGAACCAGCAACTTTAATCCACTTATTGCTTCAAGTTGGGAAAAAACCATTCTTGCTCTGAAGGAGTatttaaagttaaaaatatggTTCTTCCGGGGAGGGGGGAACTTTTGCCTCATTATAGATAGTAAGACACTTAACTGCAGTACAACTCAAATCAGCTTCAAGCAAGCTTCAGAAAGgttttaaccccccccccccggggggggggggggggcgatgAACAGAATGCAGCTTTTCATT is from Nicotiana tabacum cultivar K326 chromosome 18, ASM71507v2, whole genome shotgun sequence and encodes:
- the LOC107775546 gene encoding coatomer subunit alpha-1 codes for the protein MLTKFETKSNRVKGLSFHSKRPWILASLHSGVIQLWDYRMGTLIDRFDEHDGPVRGVHFHKSQPLFVSGGDDYKIKVWNYKLHRCLFTLLGHLDYIRTVQFHHEYPWIVSASDDQTIRIWNWQSRTCISVLTGHNHYVMCASFHHKEDLVVSASLDQTVRVWDIGALRKKTVSPADDILRLSQMNTDFFGGVDAVVKYVLEGHDRGVNWASFHPTLPLIVSGADDRQVKIWRMNDTKAWEVDTLRGHMNNVSCVLFHPRQDIIVSNSEDKSIRVWDATKRTGLQTFRREHDRFWILACHPEMNLLAAGHDSGMIVFKLERERPAFSVSSDSLFYVKDRFLRVYEYSTQKDTQLIPIRRPGSNSVNQGPRTLSYSPTENAILICSDTDGGSYELYVVPKDSYGRGDTVQDAKRGSGGSAVFVARNRFAVLEKSTNQFLVKNLKNEIVKKSLLPMATDAIFYAGTGNLLCRAEDRVVIFDLQQRIILGELQTSFVRYVVWSPDMESVALVSKHSIVIADKKLVHRCTLHETIRVKSGGWDDNGVFIYTTLTHIKYCLPNGDCGIIKTLDVPVYITKIYGNTIFCLDRDGKNRPIIIDSTEYVFKLCLLRKRYDQVMSMIRNSELCGQAMIAYLQQKGFPEVALHFVKDERTRFNLALESGNIEIALESAKKIDEKDHWYRLGVEALRQGNAGIVEYAYQKTKNFERLSFLYLITGNLEKLSKMMKIAEVKNDVMGQFHDALYLGDVRERVKILENAGHLPLAYITATAHGLNDTAEHLAEELGDNVPSLPKGKKASLLLPPTPILGGGDWPLLMVTKGIFEGGLDIAGRGGQEEYEEAADADWGESLDIGEVENLQNGDISMVLGDEEGQEGNDDEEVGWDLEDLDLPPDTDTPKTTSNARSSVFVTPTPGMPVSQIWVQKSSLAAEHAAAGNFDTAMRLLSRQLGVRNFSPLKASFIDLHVGSHTHLLAFSSMPVISVAIERGWSESASPNVRGPPALIFNFSQLEEKLKAAYKATTGGKFSDALRLFLSILHTIPLIVVESRREVDEVKELIVIVKEYVLGLQMELKRKELKDNPIRQQELAAYFTHCNLQIPHLRLALQNAMSICYKAGNLSSASNFARRLLETNPTNESQARTARQVLQAAEKNMRDISQLNYDFRNPFVVCGATYVPIYRGQKDVTCPYCGTHFVLSQQGQLCTVCDLAVVGADASGLLCSPAQIR